A genome region from Crossiella equi includes the following:
- a CDS encoding MFS transporter, which translates to MPVRWVVLCGSFLAYLFDALEIILLSLALPAVRGEFGLSPAAGGLLATATLLGIGLSSVVAGHFADNHGRKLALLGSLLVFGVGTAVLYVVPNFEVFLLLRFVAGIGLGGVWSAVSAYVVETWPARHRGRAAAFVLSSFPLGGALAAVLSGLLLPDWRLLFLVAGAAVVLPLVVVWVFFPESEEWQRSRATEAPARIAEIFAPNLRRNTILGTAVAALALTGWWGGSTWLPTYLAGERGLPTGTVAVFMTVLNLGMFLGYNAFGLIADRIGRRSALILSLAGVAVTLPLYALATDHVLLLWLGPLFAFFAAFVGIFGAYFGELFPTRVRTTGAGFCFNVGRGVSAFAPLLLGSLAQQISLAGGLLVCAVFFLGAALLMTLLPRTALT; encoded by the coding sequence ATGCCAGTCCGCTGGGTAGTGCTGTGCGGCTCCTTCCTCGCCTATCTCTTCGACGCGTTGGAGATCATCCTCCTCTCCCTCGCGCTGCCCGCGGTCCGGGGTGAGTTTGGCCTCTCACCTGCGGCGGGAGGCCTGCTGGCCACCGCGACCCTGCTGGGCATCGGGCTGAGCAGCGTGGTGGCCGGGCACTTCGCGGACAACCACGGCCGCAAGCTCGCCCTGCTCGGCTCGCTGCTGGTCTTCGGCGTGGGCACGGCGGTGCTGTACGTGGTGCCGAACTTCGAGGTGTTCCTGCTGCTGCGGTTCGTGGCGGGAATCGGACTCGGCGGGGTGTGGAGCGCGGTGTCGGCCTACGTGGTCGAGACCTGGCCCGCCCGCCACCGCGGCCGCGCGGCCGCCTTCGTGCTCAGCTCCTTCCCGCTCGGCGGCGCGCTGGCCGCGGTGCTGTCCGGGCTGCTGCTGCCGGACTGGCGGCTGCTGTTCCTGGTCGCGGGCGCCGCCGTGGTGCTGCCGCTGGTGGTCGTGTGGGTGTTCTTCCCCGAGTCCGAGGAGTGGCAGCGCAGCCGGGCCACCGAGGCCCCGGCGCGCATCGCCGAGATCTTCGCGCCGAACCTGCGCCGCAACACCATCCTGGGCACCGCGGTGGCCGCGCTGGCGCTGACCGGCTGGTGGGGCGGCTCGACCTGGCTGCCCACCTACCTGGCCGGGGAGCGCGGGCTGCCCACGGGCACGGTCGCGGTGTTCATGACCGTGCTCAACCTGGGCATGTTCCTGGGCTACAACGCCTTCGGGCTCATCGCCGACCGCATCGGGCGGCGCTCCGCGCTGATCCTGAGCCTGGCCGGGGTCGCGGTCACCCTGCCGCTGTACGCGCTGGCCACCGACCACGTGCTGCTGCTGTGGCTCGGCCCGCTGTTCGCGTTCTTCGCCGCGTTCGTCGGCATCTTCGGGGCCTACTTCGGCGAGCTGTTCCCCACCCGCGTGCGCACCACCGGCGCCGGGTTCTGCTTCAACGTCGGTCGCGGCGTGTCCGCGTTCGCCCCGCTCCTGCTCGGTTCGCTCGCCCAGCAGATCTCGCTGGCGGGCGGGCTGCTGGTGTGCGCCGTGTTCTTCCTCGGCGCCGCGTTGCTGATGACCCTCCTCCCCCGCACGGCGCTCACCTGA
- a CDS encoding nitroreductase family protein: protein MSELSAHEVLTTTRTVRRRLDLDRPVDLDLVKQALTTALQAPSASNAQTWRFLVVTDADKRAAIGEYYRRAHEEYANSPAAAGKLSTGDEARDRQQARVRDSSHHLAETMGRVPVLVIPAVQASTAELPAGNQSALWGSILPAAWSYMLAARSLGLAAAWTTLHLRYEREVAELLGLPDTVHQAALIPTAHHTGTGFKPAKRPPVEEVLHLNGW from the coding sequence ATGAGCGAACTGTCCGCCCACGAGGTGCTCACCACCACCCGCACCGTCCGCCGCCGACTCGACCTGGACCGCCCGGTCGACCTGGACCTGGTCAAGCAGGCGTTGACCACCGCGTTGCAGGCGCCGAGCGCGTCCAACGCCCAGACCTGGCGCTTCCTGGTCGTCACGGACGCGGACAAGCGCGCGGCCATCGGCGAGTACTACCGGCGGGCGCACGAGGAGTACGCGAACAGCCCCGCCGCGGCGGGCAAGCTGAGCACCGGGGACGAGGCGCGCGACCGCCAGCAGGCGCGGGTGCGGGACAGCTCGCACCACCTGGCCGAGACCATGGGCCGGGTGCCGGTGCTGGTCATCCCGGCCGTGCAGGCCAGCACCGCCGAGCTGCCCGCGGGCAACCAGTCCGCGCTGTGGGGCTCGATCCTGCCCGCCGCGTGGAGCTACATGCTGGCCGCGCGCTCGCTGGGCCTGGCCGCCGCGTGGACCACGTTGCACCTGAGGTACGAACGCGAGGTCGCGGAGCTGCTCGGCCTGCCGGACACCGTGCACCAGGCCGCGCTGATCCCGACCGCGCACCACACCGGCACCGGGTTCAAGCCCGCCAAGCGGCCGCCGGTCGAGGAGGTCCTTCACCTCAACGGCTGGTGA
- a CDS encoding EF-hand domain-containing protein, whose protein sequence is MNLPTGDDLLDRKIDVFFSHLDQNGDGQLETADALALAARIVAYVGEPFSSPKAHALFDALEIFWQAVNRHMDPVEDGLINPDEWRDGMRRAFAMNPIGFEEGFRPLAEATLNLLDRDNDGRVTTVEFAAFQRASGTSPGNSIYAFSRLDRDGDGALSVAELLTAWREFYTSFEANAPGNWLYGDIWYEYGL, encoded by the coding sequence GTGAACCTCCCCACTGGTGACGACCTGCTCGACCGCAAGATCGACGTCTTCTTCAGCCACCTTGACCAGAACGGCGACGGCCAGCTCGAGACCGCCGACGCCCTGGCCCTGGCCGCGCGCATCGTGGCCTACGTCGGTGAGCCCTTCAGCAGCCCCAAGGCGCACGCGCTCTTCGACGCGCTGGAGATCTTCTGGCAGGCCGTGAACCGGCACATGGACCCGGTCGAGGACGGCCTGATCAACCCCGACGAGTGGCGCGACGGCATGCGCCGGGCCTTCGCGATGAACCCGATCGGGTTCGAGGAGGGCTTCCGCCCGCTGGCCGAGGCCACCCTCAACCTGCTCGACCGCGACAACGACGGCCGGGTGACCACCGTCGAGTTCGCCGCCTTCCAGCGGGCCTCCGGCACCTCGCCCGGCAACAGCATCTACGCGTTCTCCCGCCTGGACCGCGACGGCGACGGCGCGCTGAGCGTGGCCGAGCTGCTCACCGCCTGGCGCGAGTTCTACACCAGCTTCGAGGCCAACGCGCCGGGCAACTGGCTCTACGGCGACATCTGGTACGAGTACGGCCTATGA
- a CDS encoding FAD-dependent oxidoreductase, producing the protein MTEAIIIGGGIGGPVAAMALLEAGIRATVHEAYPAAADGAGSFMSIFPNGVDALAAIGAAHVVTDHAFLATGLEFFGHSGKQLGAAPMDPGPHTLKRTDLHRALRAEALARGVEFVHDSRLVAARTEGGRVSAEFADGRTATADLVIGADGVHSRVRTLIDPDAPAPRFLGLRTICGYAPVPAPAGVYRMTYGKRAFFGSTASPDGETWWFATVPGPELTPAELREATDEHWRGLAAGFYRRDRSGVAELVEATTGGLTAFNSYDLAHLPHWSGRRMVVLGDAAHAAAPNAGHGASMAMEDAVVLAQCLRDLPVEEALTRYEAVRRPRTEQLVATSARMGGRAAPGFVKRVLRDLMLPRLLANRPRNASTWLTSHHIDWSATPQPGS; encoded by the coding sequence GTGACCGAGGCGATCATCATCGGCGGCGGGATCGGCGGTCCGGTGGCGGCGATGGCGTTGCTGGAGGCCGGGATCCGGGCCACCGTGCACGAGGCCTACCCCGCTGCGGCGGACGGTGCGGGCTCGTTCATGTCGATCTTCCCGAACGGCGTGGACGCGCTCGCCGCGATCGGGGCCGCGCACGTGGTCACCGACCACGCCTTCCTGGCCACCGGCCTGGAGTTCTTCGGCCACTCGGGCAAGCAGCTCGGCGCGGCGCCGATGGACCCCGGCCCGCACACCCTCAAGCGCACCGACCTGCACCGGGCCCTGCGCGCCGAGGCGCTCGCCCGGGGTGTGGAGTTCGTGCACGACTCCCGCCTGGTGGCCGCGCGCACCGAGGGGGGCCGGGTGAGCGCGGAGTTCGCCGACGGGCGTACCGCCACCGCGGACCTGGTCATCGGCGCGGACGGCGTGCACTCGCGGGTGCGCACGCTCATCGACCCGGACGCGCCCGCCCCCCGCTTCCTCGGGCTGCGCACCATCTGCGGCTACGCCCCGGTGCCCGCCCCCGCCGGGGTCTACCGCATGACCTACGGCAAGCGCGCCTTCTTCGGCAGCACGGCCAGCCCGGACGGCGAGACCTGGTGGTTCGCCACCGTGCCCGGCCCGGAGCTGACCCCGGCCGAGCTGCGCGAGGCCACCGACGAGCACTGGCGCGGGCTGGCCGCCGGGTTCTACCGCCGGGACCGCTCGGGCGTGGCGGAGCTGGTCGAGGCCACCACCGGAGGGCTGACCGCGTTCAACTCCTACGACCTGGCCCACCTGCCGCACTGGTCCGGGCGGCGGATGGTGGTGCTGGGCGATGCCGCGCACGCGGCCGCACCCAACGCCGGGCACGGTGCCTCGATGGCCATGGAGGACGCGGTCGTACTGGCCCAGTGCCTGCGCGACCTGCCCGTCGAGGAGGCACTGACCAGGTACGAGGCCGTGCGGCGGCCGCGCACCGAGCAGCTCGTGGCCACCAGCGCGCGGATGGGCGGCCGGGCCGCGCCCGGGTTCGTCAAGCGAGTGCTGCGCGACCTGATGCTGCCCCGGCTGCTGGCCAACCGCCCGCGCAACGCCAGCACCTGGCTGACCAGCCACCACATCGACTGGTCGGCGACGCCCCAGCCGGGCAGCTAG
- a CDS encoding MAB_1171c family putative transporter, with protein sequence MTALYAAAVYTALAWVVFLLIRRPHDVRLRAMVCLVVCWAAAFPFGGVASADRSMLGFPPMGSRFVEHTLVLVSVNCLIAFFLYSALEERAARARTRRYAVPLVLAIAVLAVSALLTPADAVSNDHSVPSIAVFYLTADTYMAIGFGMACFWTLRYGKGAEPRLARGLRLASLGLAAMVAANLLFIPTVIVRWAGSDVPTPVTRTAVLLLLNGIVVFLFGVSYPGGMMRLAGVNVWWQHLRLYRRLSPLWTMLNERFPQDAMDSLPTNTLRELYGLRGVHRRYYRRVIECRDGLVRISPYLTCDPPEGVEPLAEELRAALRLHAAGMLITAHAVPVAVPVADGLDADVAALVALSDALKASRR encoded by the coding sequence GTGACGGCCCTGTACGCGGCCGCCGTCTACACCGCCCTGGCCTGGGTGGTGTTCCTGCTCATCCGGCGGCCCCACGACGTGCGCCTGCGGGCCATGGTGTGCCTGGTCGTGTGCTGGGCGGCGGCCTTCCCGTTCGGCGGCGTGGCCAGCGCGGACCGCTCGATGCTCGGCTTCCCGCCGATGGGCTCGCGGTTCGTCGAGCACACGCTCGTGCTCGTCTCGGTGAACTGCCTGATCGCGTTCTTCCTGTACTCGGCGCTGGAGGAGCGGGCGGCCCGGGCCCGCACCCGCCGCTACGCCGTGCCGCTGGTGCTGGCGATCGCGGTGCTCGCGGTGTCCGCGCTGCTCACCCCGGCCGACGCGGTGTCCAACGACCACTCGGTGCCCAGCATCGCGGTGTTCTACCTGACCGCGGACACCTACATGGCCATCGGCTTCGGCATGGCCTGCTTCTGGACGCTGCGCTACGGGAAGGGCGCCGAGCCCCGCCTGGCCCGGGGCCTGCGGCTGGCCTCGCTCGGCCTGGCCGCGATGGTGGCGGCCAACCTGCTGTTCATCCCGACCGTGATCGTCCGCTGGGCCGGGTCCGACGTGCCCACCCCGGTCACCCGCACGGCGGTGTTGCTGCTGCTCAACGGGATCGTGGTGTTCCTGTTCGGGGTGAGCTACCCGGGCGGCATGATGCGGCTGGCCGGGGTGAACGTGTGGTGGCAGCACCTGCGGCTGTACCGCCGATTGAGTCCACTGTGGACGATGCTGAACGAGCGGTTCCCGCAGGACGCGATGGACTCGCTGCCCACGAACACGCTGCGCGAGCTGTACGGGCTGCGCGGGGTGCACCGGCGCTACTACCGGCGGGTCATCGAGTGCCGGGACGGCCTGGTCCGCATCAGCCCCTACCTCACGTGCGACCCGCCCGAGGGCGTGGAACCCCTGGCCGAGGAGCTGCGGGCCGCCCTGCGGCTGCACGCGGCGGGTATGTTGATCACCGCGCACGCCGTGCCGGTGGCCGTGCCCGTCGCGGACGGCCTGGACGCCGACGTGGCGGCGCTGGTGGCCCTGTCCGACGCGTTGAAGGCGAGCAGGCGGTGA
- a CDS encoding TetR/AcrR family transcriptional regulator: protein MSTRPMSMGTRREAILTAAERIFAEEGYHGTTMRRIAEVAGSTLALVAYHFTTKLALYREIFLRRQHINETRRTILATLDFGAPDALERVVGAFVDPVLELHHSEKDVWFARLVLREAADPSSQERAVLKEFFDPMAREFIAALKQVLPDKPEGFHHWAYLFSVGALTQSAFDVRVGNLTDAPLLEQKHQLLRGYIIAALRHG, encoded by the coding sequence GTGTCCACACGCCCGATGTCGATGGGCACCCGCCGGGAAGCGATCCTCACGGCGGCGGAACGGATCTTCGCCGAGGAGGGCTACCACGGCACCACGATGCGCCGCATCGCCGAGGTCGCCGGTTCCACGCTCGCCCTGGTGGCCTACCACTTCACCACCAAGCTCGCCCTCTACCGCGAGATCTTCCTGCGCCGCCAGCACATCAACGAGACCCGCCGCACGATCCTGGCCACGCTGGACTTCGGCGCACCGGACGCCCTGGAGCGGGTCGTGGGCGCCTTCGTCGACCCGGTGCTGGAGCTGCACCACTCCGAGAAGGACGTGTGGTTCGCGCGCCTGGTGCTGCGCGAGGCGGCCGACCCGTCCAGCCAGGAGCGGGCGGTGCTCAAGGAGTTCTTCGACCCGATGGCGCGGGAGTTCATCGCCGCGCTCAAGCAGGTGCTGCCGGACAAGCCCGAGGGTTTCCACCACTGGGCCTACCTGTTCTCGGTCGGCGCGCTCACGCAGAGCGCCTTCGACGTCCGCGTGGGCAACCTGACCGACGCGCCGCTGCTGGAGCAGAAGCACCAGCTGCTGCGCGGCTACATCATCGCGGCCCTGCGCCACGGCTGA
- a CDS encoding cyclase family protein has product MRTFVDISVPLMDGIASDPPGLTPSITYLDHRQTVSDVLSFFPGAKEEDLPDGEGWALEWVRMTTHCGTHLDAPYHFASTMDGGERAITIDEVPLEWCFQPGVKLDFRHLPDGYVVTPADIDAELARIGHTLSPLEIVVVNTSAGTRYGQPDYVSKGCGVGRDATLHLLAQGVRLTGTDAWSWDAPFVHTARRYAEEGDAAVIWEGHKAGRDIGYCHLEKLHNLESLPPTGFQISCFPHKVHKASAGWTRAVAIIDTPEAS; this is encoded by the coding sequence ATGCGCACGTTCGTCGACATCTCGGTGCCCCTGATGGACGGCATCGCCTCCGACCCCCCGGGCCTGACCCCGTCGATCACCTACCTCGACCACCGGCAGACCGTCTCCGACGTGCTGTCCTTCTTCCCGGGCGCGAAGGAGGAGGACCTGCCCGACGGTGAGGGCTGGGCGCTGGAGTGGGTGCGGATGACCACGCACTGCGGGACCCACCTGGACGCCCCGTACCACTTCGCGTCCACGATGGACGGTGGCGAGCGGGCGATCACCATCGACGAGGTCCCCCTGGAGTGGTGCTTCCAGCCGGGGGTGAAGCTGGACTTCCGGCACCTGCCGGACGGCTACGTGGTCACCCCGGCCGACATCGACGCGGAGCTGGCCCGCATCGGCCACACCTTGAGCCCGCTGGAGATCGTGGTGGTCAACACCAGCGCGGGCACCCGCTACGGCCAGCCGGACTACGTGTCCAAGGGCTGCGGGGTGGGCCGGGACGCCACCCTGCACCTGCTGGCGCAGGGCGTACGGCTGACCGGCACGGACGCCTGGAGCTGGGACGCCCCGTTCGTGCACACCGCGCGCCGCTACGCCGAGGAGGGGGACGCCGCGGTGATCTGGGAGGGGCACAAGGCGGGCCGGGACATCGGCTACTGCCACCTGGAGAAGCTGCACAACCTGGAGTCCCTGCCGCCCACCGGTTTCCAGATCTCCTGCTTCCCGCACAAGGTGCACAAGGCCTCCGCGGGCTGGACCCGCGCGGTGGCGATCATCGACACCCCGGAGGCGTCATGA
- a CDS encoding EF-hand domain-containing protein has product MSTLAVYDVLDRKIDLAFGHVDANGDGVLEASDALALVARVVAYVGEPFGSPKAQREFAALELFWDHVSRRMDLNEDGKITPEEWRLGMRAAFGMNPAGFEEGFRPLAEATLDLLDRDGDGRVTAGEFAAWHRAFGTSSLNSAFAFARMDRDNDGSLSVPELLTAWREFYTSIEPDAPGNWLYGDLWFDD; this is encoded by the coding sequence GTGAGCACTCTCGCCGTCTACGACGTGCTGGACCGGAAGATCGACCTGGCCTTCGGGCACGTCGACGCCAACGGCGACGGCGTGCTCGAGGCATCGGACGCGCTCGCGCTGGTCGCCCGCGTGGTGGCCTACGTGGGCGAGCCGTTCGGCTCCCCCAAGGCCCAGCGTGAGTTCGCCGCGCTGGAGCTGTTCTGGGACCACGTGTCCCGCCGGATGGACCTCAACGAGGACGGCAAGATCACGCCGGAGGAGTGGCGCCTGGGCATGCGCGCCGCGTTCGGCATGAACCCGGCCGGTTTCGAGGAGGGCTTCCGCCCGCTGGCCGAGGCCACCCTCGACCTGCTCGACCGGGACGGCGACGGCCGGGTCACCGCCGGGGAGTTCGCCGCCTGGCACCGGGCCTTCGGCACCTCGTCGCTGAACAGCGCCTTCGCCTTCGCGCGGATGGACCGCGACAACGACGGTTCGCTGAGCGTGCCCGAGCTGCTCACCGCGTGGCGGGAGTTCTACACCAGCATCGAACCGGACGCCCCGGGCAACTGGTTGTACGGAGACCTCTGGTTCGACGACTGA
- a CDS encoding fumarylacetoacetate hydrolase family protein encodes MRFAAFEQDGRTRHGLVQGEAVLPLPEGSDLLDLLADRPQEADVLARTGAPVLLAGLRLLPPVRAASVRDFITFEDHVAGSYQGVGRGTVPPEWYEIPTFYFTNPHALIGAHDDVPVPPGSQAFDFELEVAAVIGRPGYNLSPAEAEDHIVGYTIFNDWSARDLQQHEMRVGLGPAKGKDTASTLGPYLVTPDELAPYRRGDRFDLAMTVWVNGTLIGTDSLANMAWGFADLLAYASRGTWLQPGDVLASGTCGNGCLVEFWGRRGEYTPPPLEVGDVVRMEVTGLGTIENTVVAGPPVHPVPPARRR; translated from the coding sequence ATGAGGTTCGCGGCGTTCGAGCAGGACGGGCGCACCCGGCACGGCCTGGTCCAGGGCGAGGCGGTGCTCCCGCTGCCCGAGGGCTCGGACCTGCTGGACCTGCTGGCGGACCGTCCCCAGGAGGCCGACGTGCTGGCCCGGACCGGGGCTCCGGTCCTGCTGGCCGGTCTGCGGCTGCTGCCACCGGTGCGGGCGGCCTCGGTGCGCGACTTCATCACCTTCGAGGACCACGTGGCCGGCTCGTACCAGGGCGTGGGCCGGGGCACCGTGCCGCCGGAGTGGTACGAGATCCCGACCTTCTACTTCACCAACCCGCACGCCCTCATCGGCGCGCACGACGACGTGCCGGTACCGCCGGGCAGCCAGGCCTTCGACTTCGAGCTGGAGGTGGCCGCGGTCATCGGCCGCCCGGGCTACAACCTGAGCCCGGCCGAGGCCGAGGACCACATCGTCGGCTACACGATCTTCAACGACTGGTCCGCCCGTGACCTCCAGCAGCACGAGATGCGCGTGGGCCTGGGCCCGGCCAAGGGCAAGGACACCGCCAGCACGCTCGGCCCGTACCTGGTGACCCCGGACGAGCTCGCGCCGTACCGCCGGGGCGACCGCTTCGACCTGGCGATGACGGTGTGGGTCAACGGCACCCTGATCGGCACCGACTCCCTGGCCAACATGGCCTGGGGCTTCGCCGACCTGCTCGCCTACGCCAGCCGGGGCACCTGGCTCCAGCCCGGTGACGTGCTGGCCAGCGGCACCTGCGGCAACGGCTGCCTGGTCGAGTTCTGGGGCCGCCGCGGCGAGTACACCCCGCCGCCGCTGGAGGTCGGGGACGTGGTGCGCATGGAGGTCACCGGCCTGGGCACGATCGAGAACACCGTCGTGGCCGGTCCGCCGGTGCACCCGGTGCCGCCCGCGCGGCGCCGCTGA
- a CDS encoding EF-hand domain-containing protein, translating into MTFPSVRDVLDRKIDISFAHLDDNGDGVFEPADALALAWRIVDCAGAPPEDPRAQAVFAALAVFWQHIELTMDLNEDSVVTPGEWRHGARSAFHTNPAGFDAGLRPLAEATLALLDRDGDGRVNAEEFSAYHKAFGVSPADSRLAFTRLDRDGSGWLSVAELLGAWREFYTSDDPDAPGNWLYGDPGYQSTVD; encoded by the coding sequence ATGACCTTCCCCTCGGTGCGCGACGTGCTCGATCGGAAGATCGACATCAGCTTCGCGCACCTGGACGACAACGGCGACGGCGTGTTCGAGCCCGCCGACGCCCTGGCCCTGGCGTGGCGCATCGTCGACTGCGCCGGGGCCCCGCCCGAGGACCCGCGCGCGCAGGCGGTCTTCGCCGCGCTCGCGGTGTTCTGGCAGCACATCGAGCTGACCATGGACCTCAACGAGGACAGCGTGGTCACCCCCGGGGAGTGGCGGCACGGCGCCCGGTCGGCCTTCCACACCAACCCGGCCGGGTTCGACGCGGGCTTGCGCCCGTTGGCCGAGGCCACGCTCGCCCTGTTGGACCGCGACGGCGACGGGCGGGTCAACGCCGAGGAGTTCTCGGCCTACCACAAGGCCTTCGGCGTCTCCCCCGCCGACAGCAGGCTCGCCTTCACCCGGCTGGACCGCGACGGCAGCGGCTGGCTGAGCGTGGCCGAGCTGCTGGGGGCGTGGCGGGAGTTCTACACCAGCGACGACCCGGACGCCCCGGGCAACTGGTTGTACGGAGACCCCGGCTACCAGTCCACTGTGGACTAG